ATGGCATGTTTTTTCATAGGTTGGGTGCCtgtggagaaaaacagtaagCAGTATTGCTGGCACTCATCTGTTGTAAGTTATGAGACTGAAATGGCACTTGTATTGAAACACCATGCTGACCCTGGGCTTTTGGAAATCAGACCAGTGTCACTGTCAGAACTTCTAGAACAAACACTGGAGCTTATTGGGACAAATATTAATGCAAATCCATATGGTAAGTTTGTACGgataaaaatattcagtgatATTTTAGCTGGAAAGGCATTAATGTTCTTtgtgtaattttttatttctttttctctctttgaatagaagaaaaagcatgtttAAATATGTAACATTTAttaggaaggaaaggaagggctAGCTCAAAGAATACTCTCAGGTTGGTACCCAAAATGCACTCAGCTTAGAACATGAAACTGTTACAAGTTTGTCTATTAAACCCCTGTCTGCCTGTGTGTTATTCAGGAGTTAATATGAAAATTGCTTTGCCGTAGCTTTTCAACAAAGAGTAGCAGTTTTATTCATGAAAACAACCATAAAACTTTCTTCATGAAGGTAACTGTGATCATTtaactttgattttaaaaatatgtgcctattatacacacacacatacacacgcacatatatttatatataatatatctATTTATAGGAAACAGTTTATGGCATACCTGAAACTGAGGTTTCTGCTATACCCATGCAGAGCTTTGTGACTCCTGAAAGATGGCTTTGCTGTCCAAGACTACTGCTTGCTCAGTAGTCAGGACATAATCTAACTAATCCATACTGCATTTTTCAGGCAGTTAATGAGtataatctcatttttaatgagaatttcccaggggaaaaaataaaataaaatacactgacTGGaaaagttgtgctttttttttttgatgctgcttaattcattaaaatagaaaaatttaTTCAGCCAATTTTCTTAAAGTTCTGGTCTTAGTTTTCAGTGTGAATCTTCGGTCACTGAAGAGGCAAAGGTTTTTTTATTAAACAGCCTTGCCTAAGTGATATTGCGCATTCATTAGAAAATATGCAATTTCTCAAACTAAGATGTTTGTGGTATGAGCCGTGATCTTTGAAGCATGAAGAATTTAGTGGCTCTGTGGTTGCCGAGGATGTGAACATGAGCATGAAACTGACGACTGTAACAACTGAGGCATGTTAATGTATATTCTATAAATAAAAGTTGTATGAGGAGAAGATGGCTACATTTGATATTTATGTGTAATTGGTCTTTAAAAGACAGTATATTGCTGTAGAGTCTAGTAGAAATCTGCCTTTATTGAGCACTTTTTAGATGTCTGTAATAAAAGTGAGATGAATGTTAAAACACATAACTGCAGAAAGATTTTTGTTCCCTTTAACATAGGACTGGGAAGCAAAAAGCAACCTATACATCTTCTGGTACCACATGGAGCATTTGAAATAAAGAACCCACCTACTTTGAAACAAAGTGACATAGTGTCCTGGtttgaaggctgcagtgagggcCAAGTTGAAGGAATAGTTTGGCACTGCCGTGATGGATGTTTAATCAAGGTAAATAGATAGACAGATGTGTAGAAAGCACTATAATAATTTGTAGTTGTTGAGGCATTGTGGCTTATCATTCAATTTTTACCTTCCTTCTCAAATTCTTTGCTAGCAATCATAGCAAATTTGGTTACAGTAGAATTAAGCAAGCCACTGAATAGCATTCACCACAGCTGATggtttattacatttttttatcACCCACATTATGTTTATAGTAATTGAGAATATAAGATAATTTTCCTATCTACACAGCGTTTGgtcaacattttaaaactttgtttaaaaaatcattttttgtaAGGTTGACTTAAGAGAATAAGTACTGATAGATGTAATCTTTGATTCATTAGcaagttaatttttatttctgatgctttAGAGGACGCGGTggttcttgtttgctttttgtgctttgcttAGTCTTATAATTCTAACAACAGATAACTCATAAGTGTTTATCAGAATTGACCTAGTACAGAGAATCCTAGAACTGAATCCCCCAAACAGGGAATTCTCAGGCTGGTATATCAAAATCTCTAAatgaatctatttttttttttgttttagctcCATCGCCATCATCTTGGTTTATGCTGGCCACTTGCAGAGACATACCTGAATTCTCAGCCCgttgttatttctttcaataGAAATGACTATGACTGTGATTTTGGACCAAAGAGTTTGTTTCACCAGTTTTCAAAACTAGACGGTCAAAGATTTGACAGACTCAAAGATATCAAGTTTGATGACTGAAGttacttttctatttaataGCTCTATGTCCTGCATTCCGATTTTTTTCTATCACAGAACTCCTTACAGAAAGGAATCTTCCTACTTGAACAGCAAGCTCTGTACTCTACAGTTTGAAGTTTTTATCAAATGACTTATCATATGTAGTAATGTATGTGACTTCCAGAGCAGAATCTAGCTTCTagcatgtttattttcatttttgaaaaatcCTCAACTTGTGCACCCATTTCTGGAACTGCTAATGGTTAAGCAGCACGTTGTCTAACAAACTGGCTGATCCTAGTAGCTTAGTTAACGAATGTAATCAACTGTGAAAGTTCCCTAGGATGCGCTTTGCTAAATATAATTACTGTGACACAACATGTAGAACTCAGATTCATGACCTAGTTGGttgtatttttatcagtgatgAATAGATTTCTGGTGGGACTGGAATTAGGCCTGAAGTTTGAtgatttcttaaaacatttatgtatttcttgGGTGAAAATATGTTATGGACTTACTCAATTGATAACCTGCAGCATTGTGCCAGAACCTGAGAAACTAATTAAGCTACATCCTACATCTACTTCCACTATTTTTGTGCAAAGATTAGAGGAAGTAAAAGGAAGTATACTCATTCTATTTTGAAGATTCTTAGTGAAAGATTTGACTTGGCTTCATAGTAAACATTATAAGACTGCATCTAAATTTATGAAACATTATTAAGTATTTGAAAAAAGATGGCACAAATAATAAAGTAAGAATGTATAGTGGTTTGAGAGTGGGCTTTTATTTGCGCTACAAAACTATACATCTATATGTATAAAGtatagaaaatggaaaaattcaCATAGTAACTgtacatttatttacaaaaatacttCTAGTTTGGCTGCTGTACTGCAAGCATGTTTTCCATTCTCTATTCTTGAATTTTGTAcaattaatgtaaaaataattaacgTTGTAAGAACGGAGGTGACCACAACGCTGTCTACTGTTAAAATGCAAGACAGACAGAATAAATTACAGTATTGTTGATCTGGAATTTACCATACATAAAGTGCTTTCAGAGTTTCTGAACTTCTGGTTAGAGTTGAAAACTTGGACTTTTCCTTAAGAACATATATGACTGCAATTACTGTTCAGAATAATATTGCAAACTTGATGGGAGAGGTAAAACTGGTTTTCATTTTGACTGGTGTATGTGAATACTGACTGTAATCCATTGACTTAATCAATTCAGCAAGCTGCAGAATGTACCAAATCATTATGACTtcaataccttttttttcttatcccGGAATGACAGACAAAACAGTATTCTGTAACTGCccaagaatttattttccttatcagTACTAAGGAAACTAAATGTTTAATCAGCAGAACTATTGGCTGGGCTATCCACTTGCACGCCAAACTCTTCAGAAAGCTTCTTTAATCTTTCttctaaaagaatatttttttttaattcttcgTTATAGTTGTATTTCAGATCCTCAATTTCTTCAAAAAAGGAAGGATTGaagttttccagttcttttctcaacttttttgtttcttcctattACAGAGAACAAAGGGATATCATCTGTAATCAAAACTTAGGAAATACTTGTCttcaacagctttttttccttttttcttcagagacaaGAGTGTTAGAGAACATGCGTTCTACAACAGACAAATCTACTTGGGAAAATTCACTAACAATATCAGCTTCATAGGCATAACTCTTAGAAATTGACTTGTTTTTGTGTCATTTAGGGTATTAAGTAGGTTCTTCTAACTGACTATAGTTGTGATCATTATCTTTCCCAAGATCATCTCTGCAACTCAccttcagctgctctttctCCAACTCAGAAGCTTTCAGCTGTGCCTGAAGGTCAGCTACTTCTGTCAGTAACTTATCGTTTTTATCCTTTGAAACTTCACTATTTCCTGCAAAAATCATTGACTTGATAGCAAATTACAGGTAAGTATAATCAATCACATAAATTTGTTACAATAATACTTCAGCTGTTTCAACTGTAAAGAGATGCAGTGTGTAAACTCAGTTCTGATCAACAACCACCAAAATTTCTAATCATCCTGGCTATTCTTTGGTTCTTCCACCAATTAGGTAATGGTGTATTATTCTTGttactgaatgcagtactcaaATGACCAGTCTATCAGCACATTCCTGAAAAATACATGTGCAGTTTCTctaaattaaatacagaaaatttgGAAAAGAGAGTTTAAGGATCTTATTAATTATATTCATGATTCAAGAGcatgtgggtttgtttgtttgttttcttcctggtgTTATGGCAGCGTGCTGCTCTACAGccctctttgcttttgctgtggcTTTTTCTGACAGCTGCTAATCTTAAATCATTCACAGGGCTGGTATCCTGAAATAGACACTTGTTTCCTAGAAGCCTGGAATCCAAGGCAAGAGGAGTAAGCTGGAAGGTTTCAATGAATGACTGAAGTTTTACAAGCAGTATTTGAGGTTTAGAAAGCATGAAATACTCACTTCTTGGAATGAGAAATCTTGCAAAGATTCCAGCCTTTTgctcaaaataattttttactaATACTAACTTATAAATATCTTAGGTAAATTCACAAACCTTAATTTGCTCCAGTTTATGGTATACTGCCACTAATAAAACCatagaaatatttgcattatatTATTTTGGACACATATTGAGTAAAAATAGTTTCAGGCCTGAACTACAcaaaaattgttattttatgTACTGAAAATGATTACCAGCTGCAGGATCTTCACTTGTGTACATGTGTATCTGGTGCTTATAGTCTTCTATCTGGCGTActagttctgctttttcttcctttaattgaCTATTGGTTAAActggaatataaaataattttttaataatttaaaaatctcatCATGTTTAGGAATATGTAATACATAATTAAAATCTGCAGTGGCTTTTAGCTTATCATTCTCATTTCATATATGTTGGCTGAGAAATACAGTACCTTAAAAGCTGAAGCTCCCTGATGAAGCCATGCTCTGTCCTTGCACTTTCAGGAAGGTTGCTGAGAAGctcaatcttttttttaaaaaacaaacaaacaagacattGTCTTTAAAACAGTATCCACAGATCGTGCATTTCACATGGAGTTAGTTACTTTGACGTAGTTTAATAAAACGAAAGAAATAACACTAATATAGTAGGTGGTGTAGCTAAGTACTAGGTGATCACAAAGAGTGGAAGTAATAACCTACATCCAGTTTCTGCAGTTTCTAATTATCTACAGTACTCTTAAAGCTAGAATGTGCTGCATATTTCATCAAGGGTGGAAAAAAGTATTGAAGAGAATGTTAGGAACATAAATTGAAACATCAGAATGAAAGTTATAACACACTAAAGGTACTGACATGTTTGCATACCTAGGTGTCCAATTTTCTTTGTGTCATTTGAAATGCAAGTAACTGCAATTAAAACTCAAATTAATGTACATTGACTAGAAATGATCTGTAGTCATAAACTAAAAGCAGAGAGGGAGTTAGCCTGTAGACATACCTTTCAGTAGAAGATACAAGAGCAAAAATTTAACGTCTCTTTAATTagatttgtgttttattttaatacagtgaTTATTTATGAACTCTTATAAGGCTACTGTTAGGAATAGATTTTGGTTCTATTATTACCTAAAATTCTTTGACAATAGATCGGTTTCTTTGAATTGGAGTGAACCTTGACCACAtcctttcatttgcatttgagacaaaacaaacctgaaattGTGTTGCCCCAGATAAATGTCACATAATAAAAGAATTTCTCTTAATTTTGCTATTGGTAAGCAGGATCCATCAGTTCAGGAGAAGCTCGTTCATGTTAATTGTGCTGACTTTAAACcagaaagtgaaaagcaaacataagCAAATAGTAAAGTAATTGTTTTACAAAACTCCATTCCATGTTCTCTTTCTATTTATTGAATACATTTACTTGGTTAGGGAATGTATGACTTTTGTGTATTCAGCACTTTACTCTGAGAAGTGCCAGTGCAAGACATCCAGGGAAGAAAACCATGTACATCTCAGTAAAGAAGAAGATGGAAGCTAATCCAGGATAATCCACCTATATAGACACAGGCCTACATCTCTGGCATACGTGAAACTCAAAATCTGATCCATCTTTTCAAGTGTACCTTAGACAAATTCAGCAACTCTTCCCTATGTGAGTTATACTGTAAGGACTGTatagaaagaaacacaaaaatccCCTTTAGGATGGAAAAATCAGTCCccaaaaagactgaagaaagaagaaagttccTGTACAAAAATTACTGTGCTGAACAAGCTAGAATGATTGTAAGACAATATGAAGTATCTATACTTACAGCCTTTCAAATGATCAGTGAAACTGTaagtaaaaaatacagagagaaatacTATTTCCCCTGAGAAATCAGTATGTGTTTATAAGTGATAAACCTTTTTAGTCATTGAAAATATCTAAATGTACAACTATCGCaactaaaactgaaaataattaaaaatatagattaaagaaaaataaactctgtCAGTATGgacatcagaagaaaattaaaattaatctaTTCTTAGGCTCGTCTGGTTCAGATTTTTACTCACTTGCTCTTTTAGATCCTGTAAGTTTTTATCAGCACTGTGTTCACGTTCTGTTGCCTCCTGAAGCAGCCGTTTAAGGTCAGTAATGCTCTGGGTTTTCTTAGCAATATCCATTTCCAATTCCTTCATCTTTGACTCATGCATCCTGAGTTTAGGgtttttatgattattattattatgtaaagagagaaagataagTGGAAATGCTAACACTTttataaaaaatagaaattaagaTATTCTCAAAGCAGATAAGGTGTTGTAAAAGATATCCTGAAATGTGTTTGGAGCACAAGCCTTCAAATAATCACTGGTCTAATTTATTAAGTGAGCTGAATTAAGCATAATGAAACATTTTAGGATTATTTAAGAATAATGATTATCACCGTTCCACCATTGTTGATCCTACTACTATAATACGGAGTTATTGTAATCCTCTGTGGTTTTGCACATCATATACATCAGGCTATTCCTTGCTAAACCATGCATGTCTCTTACTGTACTCAGTTGGATGATGCAGTGAATGCATTGTTCGGGTCTTACTTCATTGTCTGTGATTTAACAATTTATGGAGAATAAACCAATGTTGTGCAAAAACTTAATACAGATGCAGAAGATGCAGACTCTGAACAGAAAAAGTGTTCTACAAGAAATGATGTTCTGCCTTGGAGTCTGATGAGGAATTCATGTTGCTTTGAGCCAGctacaaaaatgttttcctagaaacagaaatgttgatTGCAAAACACTGCTAGAGATATCTAATCCAGTCCTCCTGCTGAAGAGACTTTTCAGATGTGGACTGAAACTTCTTCCTACTTGCCAAATGGTAAAATCCCGAGGATCATGTAAGTGACACCCTACCAAGGACTTTTTATTACCACGTATCTGATCTGGAAAATATGTTGATGAGGTGGACTACATGATAAAATGCTCCAATGAGCTTTTCTAGGTTGATACTATTTATTGACTTGAAAATGTTGTTAACCTTAAACCATCttaaaccaaataaaaagtttttattCACACTATTTGAAATAGTCAAGTATAATTAATCATGAttctatatttatatacataggtttctccaaaagtaatacctcctgtctatttccatggaaagtaGGGAGCACAGTAATGCTATATGACAGCTGAGAATCTGTCctgcaaaacactatttttcatcagtattagctctgcattttttctgccagtgatgaacaaaagaCTGCATAGTACAAATCTGTACCAGCGAAGttgacccactgtcaccactgcttaaatacaccacccaccacctcactgtgctcacatccactgtttggtctccagaaatgaTCAGCAAGTGTCGATGAATGTGAATGGGTGCAACTTCTTCCATATGGAAGAATTCAGTTACgtgcctttgcttcatatgcacttcctctgtcagatgctattttgacaggctgtccctctgctgccatctgtctcatggcaacaaaatgcaacagaCTATGGGCAAGgaggttcagcttctacttCCATGCCACCACCATTTGCAGCTGATGTcatgggtcaacataataaaacagaaggcattactttttgaGCAGCCCTCATGCATACACaggtgtgtatatatatatatacatatacatgcatatatatatgtatatatatatatatgtgtatatatatatatacatatacatgcatatatatatgtatatatatatatatgtgtatatatatatatacatatacatgcatatatatatgtatatatatatatacattgtCACACAACTATGCATATTGACTAAAAAGAAGGTAgtataaatgtttttcaaatagGTGAATAACTAAGAGAGAAACTATATTAAAACATTATGCTGGTAACGCAGGGCCTAAATGGTCTACATCTTCAATGCatgttcttccttctgtgaCTGACAGCTAGTATTTCCCTCTTTCTGGCACTAAATATGGCAGTCATCTGACCTTGCATACAGACATTTTACTTTTGTAGttagaaagaagaagaaaataaaggaatagCTTCCTAAAGTCTCAGTGAAGTGAAATGGTTCGGCTGTGTGTCAGAGAAGCTCTACAATTCCACCATGGGATCCCACAGCAACGCAAGACCAGAGAGACAAGTTCAACAGCAATCTGACCTTGTCTGAAATCAGACAGATGTCTCTCTTGTCTAGTTAATCTTCTGCCCTTACAAAGTTGCTGTCAGAGGTAGATAAACTTTTTGTAGATACTTTCTATCTCTAAACACTGAAGATGTTTGCAGCATGAGCATATTTTGTTATGAGAACATATAGAAGCCCAGGGCTAAGTATTTTTCCACAGAAACCTGCTCTGTTCCATGCCTCTGCAGGactgaagctgtttctttctccagctAGCATAAGCATTATTACAGTTTCTTTAGAAATTTTCCTTTGATGTGCCAAATACAAGAGGTGATACCCAATTAAAAACTGTTCCCTCAAAGAAGGATAAAATTACTTGTTCTCCATTTTCACATGAATGTATCTTATATCAGTATTCTGCATCAATCTGTTCAATCACTAAACATGCAAGGGAGACACCTGAATATCATTTTTGTATGCAGCTCACTAGTGAAAACAGGTGTTAACAGTAATGTTTTTGGACTGGCATTTCTTTTGGGGGTGATTGCTCACCAAAATACCTGCTGCAAGCAAGCCACAAAACAGTTCAAAGCAACTTGCttctattaaataaatgaatgtcaTTTAAAAGTTATTCAGTCTGCAGAGTTAAGATCTCCAGTCTGTGTAAGTAGGTTGTCATAGAAAAAGCATCTGATCTAACTGCAGAAGTaccaataaaataataatgcatgCCTAACTTGTACAGGAGAAATTGGTGTCGTAAAACTGCTTTGTTTACTGTGTACTACACTGTGATTTAAGTGGTACCTGAGTTTCAGAACAGTGGGTAGATAACTTTTAGGTAAGTGATTTGTAAAGAGTTGTAGACACTCACTATTATTACCAACAGTaattttttatgattttctaAGTCTGAATTTTATCTACAAATCTAGGACAGTGTGATTCCACACCTCTTTTTACAGTGGAAAACATGATCCAGTGCTAGTTTCTCAATTTTTCTCCCTTCTACTATAGGTAACAGGACTGCCAGGCTGACTCCATTCCAGGGCCTTCAGAACACCTATGTGTACGTGTCCCAAGAGCACAGAAATCCCAGTGGGCTTAATAACAACCTCTGCACAGCCACATGGTTAACTGTAGATAAACAAATGCAACCAGGAAAATGCAGGTTCTGGGCTTCTGTTTTTTATCTCCCCTTTACCCTCCATATTGCTATCCTTTTGCTGAGATAGTAAAGTATGAGCTTTTTATGTTCAGCAAAAAATGCTGATCTTATTCCACAAAACCCACTTCAGTACATGTAAGTGGCAAGGAACACAAAATAGTTCCTTTGTCAAAGCTATCCAGGAATCTAAAGCTGATTTGAAGAAGGAAGGACACAGCTTCTCTAAAGAATCAGCTAACAAGGTCAGTACTTAAGGATGGAATCTCTGCTGTATATACTGATTCTACAGACTAATAGAGAATCAGACAATAAGCATGGTATTGCAAACAActtcaaaagaggaaagaaaaattatgaaaatataagcatgtatttttttataacATTAGAAGAATGAAGAGTAATTTTAATCCATACCTTGCTGCAGCAACTGATTTCCAGATTCTTCTGTCAGCTTCATCAAGCTGAAGGCCTGTGCTCTCAGCCAAACTTAGTTTCTTAATGGCTTCCTCCAGCTGCACgtttaatttctcatttaatatCTCCAAATTGTTTTTTGCTATTCGTAGCTTCTCTGCACTGTCAGCTTCCtattgtttaattaaaaaaaaaaaaaaataggttgtGTGATAGGTTGTATGATATGTAGCAATGCATTACCTAAGAAGGTGGTGAGACAGAGCTGACAATGTATCCTAGATAAATGTATCCCAGACCACTAGCACTACAACTTCCAAATTCCGTCTTAGCTGGTTTCTTAGATATCTCCTCTCCACATGTATTTAGAAGTTCTTTAATGGCAACAACAATACTTAGAAAAGTATCCACCACATTGaccattttaaaaagaaaacaaaaatatttagcacAAGTagctaatggaaataaattatcaTAAATAATATACAAatcataatatatataaatatcatCATATAtaatcataaataaatattcatgacAATGATCATACCTTTTTCAGCTCTTTACGTAGCCTCTCATTTTCAGTAATGactttttccattcctttggtTTTAGATTCGTAATGCATACTCAGTTGGTCCCCAAGATCAagtttcatctttttcatttcagactaAACAGTAAATAGTTTgttaaaacatatttacattACTTCgaatttcctctttttttgaAGCACGGCAGTTACAACTACCTTAGCAGACAGAACATTTCATCACATATTTAAATGTATCATAACATACAAAGTAGCTTTCCATAAATCTTGCAGTATGTTatgctaaaatgaaattttacttcTGTGCACTTCTGTACTAAACAACATCAACAATAGGCTCGCTGTTGAATTTCCCTACTAATCTGTATATGAACTGCTATTTGAATATGCAATTTAAGATAAATCAGTACCTTTAATCTCTCATTTTCCTGTTCAAGACTAAGTAATTTCTCATTGGAAACCACAGCTGGAGATTTTTTCagatcttcattttctctttggacTTTCTCTACCACCTTTTTCATCAAACCAATAGTTTTTTCCAGTTCTGGGACTGTCTTTCCACTTCTGCCAGCctgtgcagaaaagaaaagaaagatacaaTACAACCTTCTGAGACACTTCAATTGTTATTGTTCTGGcatattttccattgctttaaACTCATTATACAGTTGTTAAAGTTTAGCGTCATTTGAATCGTCAAGATTCTTTCTTACTCAGCTTTACAAAAGGTCAAATGATATATTCACCTTCAAAGTCAAATTATCAGCTCCTTCAATTTGTTACCTAAAATAAGCTGCAGTTAAATCTCaaaatttaatgtattttataaaataaagcattataAAATTACATCAAAGTACTaaggtattttttgttgttgttgttgttgtttgttcagatggttttgattttttattatttttaatcaagtttTTCTTGTAAAGCAGTTTCCTGGTTCAACTGACTATGCAACTTCTTGAAGACTAACACTAtctaaagggaaaagaaaaagtcatgaCTGCCTGTGAGCCTAAAGGACTCAACCTTCTACAAATTAATAGGACAGAAGAACTACAACTTAAAGcattaataaatttaaaaaaaaaaaaaaaaaaaaaaaaaaaaaagaaagaaagaagaaaagaaaaaaaaatagaaaaaaataggcAACCaacaattattttctccatttttcttcaaCCCTTCTATTTATGAGgcaaaaaagtatttaaaagtgTTCAGATGCCTTTATTTCCTTATATTCTTTGCAGCAATGGACTTCCTCaacaatgattttaaaatgttgctgtttCCAATTCTGGGGCCAGAAGTACCTCCTTTCTACAGAGGTGAACAACACAGTAGAGCAAAAAATGGGGAAGGATTTTAGGAACCCTACATAAACCTATACAGTGTGGCAAGTTTTGGAAGtgaaaattacttctttcttctctaaaagCAGTGAAGAGATTAGAAGTTTTGTGGCTGTACACAGCAGAACTAAGAAAAACCCCTAACAGACCTTTGTGTCTGAAAAGGAAGTTTCAGAATTTGCTGCCTCACAGAATCTTTGAATGAAACAGTTTTACAGACTGAACTGCCTTATCCAAAAGCTACAACTGCAAAAGATACAATTCTTTCCAGGTACCCCAAAGCAGAATTTATTCTCCTTGTATACTTCAAGGCACTTGCTTAATTCTGCTTCAATTCCGTTTCACACAAATAAATTTGAGAAGTCAGCAAAAGGTGCTCAGCATTGCTGAAGCCTTTCTTCCTGTAACTTTTCAAATATTGCTATATTAAAGCAGCTGACAATGACTAGAGTAAAATTTGTGT
The Coturnix japonica isolate 7356 chromosome 1, Coturnix japonica 2.1, whole genome shotgun sequence DNA segment above includes these coding regions:
- the C1H12orf29 gene encoding uncharacterized protein C12orf29 homolog; the protein is MSRRGAVQRKVPCLFVTEVKEEPSAKRERQPFKVLATETLNEKALEADIYNAVPTEKVDGTCCYVTTYKGQPYLWARLDRRPNKQAEKRFKRFLYSVDDCKEFHWNVEEDFKPVPDTWIPAKEIEFSNGNPLPDENGHMPGWVPVEKNSKQYCWHSSVVSYETEMALVLKHHADPGLLEIRPVSLSELLEQTLELIGTNINANPYGLGSKKQPIHLLVPHGAFEIKNPPTLKQSDIVSWFEGCSEGQVEGIVWHCRDGCLIKLHRHHLGLCWPLAETYLNSQPVVISFNRNDYDCDFGPKSLFHQFSKLDGQRFDRLKDIKFDD